ATAATTTCAATGTTTTATATTTTGCATAAATACAAAGCAAAGCTCATTGTTCCTGCATTTTATAAACAAAAAGATCTTTTCTCAGAAGTTTTTGTCTTTGCCAGCTCAGTAATTTTGGCAGGTGTAGCAGGCACTTTAATGTCATCATCTGATAAAATAATAATACAATATTTCAAAAATGCTAATGTGGTCGCAATTTATTCTGTAGCATTTTCCACAGCAATTTTATTGACCATTTTTGTTGCCCCATTCCAAAAAGTTATTCAACCAATATTATCTGAAAAATGGCACAAGAAAGAAATTGCTGGAATTGAGTATATTGTGTCAGCAATTTTTAATAACTATTTGATGTTCATTTTGCCGTTGGTTCTGTCGTTTATTGTTTTTGCAGATAATTTCGTGCTGGCAGTTTATGGACAAGAATTCATTTCAGCAGCATTTATCATAAAAATCCTAGCAGTTGGTGTATTGATAATGACGATAAATAGTTTTATGAGTGTGATTTTATCATCACTTGGCAAGCCAAAGATCCTGAGCAAAGTTGTCGTCATCACTGCTGTATGTAATGTAATATTGAGTGTTTTTTTCATTATTTTCTGGGGAATTTTGGGAGTAGCACTTGCAACAGTACTTTCCTCAATTTTAAGATTGTATTTGTATTCCAGAGAAATTACTAAGATCATCAAAATTAATTTTGATATCTTAAATAATTTCAAGATCATCCTGTCTTCAGCTTTATTTTTAATCATTAGTTTCGTACTAAAATATACTATTTACAAAGTCTATGTTGATAAAGTCATGATCAATTTCTTCCTGAACTGCCTGATCATATTTGGGATAGCGGGAATTTTTTATGTAATTTCATTATTCTTATCAAAAACAATTACCATATTAAAAATCAATCAATTCAAAGAAATTGTATATGCAAATGAAAAAATAGATTATGAAAAATAAAAAAATAAATAAGAAAAAAACAAGTTTGATAGTTCAGTTTCTCCCCTTGTTGCTGATCGTCGTCGCAGCTATAATCGTTTATTCAAACAGTTTTGATTGTGCATTTCAATTTGATGATTCTGTTAACTTTGTTGAGAGAAAAATAATTCGAGATCTTGATAATTTCAAAGATCTCAGTTTATGGACAAATGTAAATTTCCGACCTTTGGCAATGTATTCTTTTGCACTAAATTATCATTGGGGAAAACTGGATGTAACTGGATTTCATGTTTTCAATTTAGTTATCCATATTTTGAGTGGATTGGTCGTATTCTTGTTTATTAAGAAAATCTTATATCTAGCACATTTTGCAAAGCAATCTTCAAAAGATACTACTTTAATTGCTTTATTCGTTTCATTGATTTTCACCCTGCATCCCATTCAAACACAATCAGTTACATACATCGTGCAAAGAATGACAGCACTTTCCGGATTATTTTATGTTTTAACTGTTTACTTCTATACAATTGGAAGAGAAAGACATGCGAAAAGTGGTTTTTCTCTGCAGGTATCAGCAATTTATTTATCCAGCTTTATTGCACTCATTTTATCTATCATGTCTAAACAGATTGCTGCAACAATTCCTTTAGCTCTCATTATGATAGAAGTTTGTTTTATTCGGAACAAAGAAGGTAAGATACAGAAAAAATATATTTCCATCTTCTTTTTAATTCTTCTGGCAGCATTTATAATTGTTGCATTTACAGGAAATCTACCGCGTGAAACTAATCAAATTTCACGTTTAGATTATTTAATTACGCAATTCCGAGTAATGGTTAAATATCTTCAACTTCTCATTCTGCCAATAAATCAAAATCTTGATCATGATGTCGATTTTTCAACCACTTTTTGGCGATTTCAGGAAATTGCAAGTTTGCTGCTGATAGCATTCTTGATATTTCTCAGCATATTTTTCTATAAAAAAAACAAACTGATCACATTTGGAATTGGTTGGTTTTTTATCACTCAAGCACTGGAATCAACTATCTTCCCCATTAGTGGAATGATGTATGAACATAGACTTTACCTGGCAACAATGGGTTTCAGTCTGTGTGCTGTAATTGCGATCTACAGTCTTTTCGGAAAAAAGCAAAAACATTTTATGTTGCTTTTGTTTATTATGATTTCTATTTCATATGGTTATGCAACATTCCAAAGAAATAAAGTCTGGAAAAGCCGCTATACACTCTGGTCTGATGTTGTAAGAAAATCACCAGATAAAGCACGCCCGAATTATAATATGGGTAATGTTTGGACTGATGCAAAACGCTATAAAATGGCTATAAAATATTATACGAAAGCTCTAAAAATTAAACCCGATTATGTTCAAGCTTACAACAATTTAGGTTCTGCCTGGAATCACTTGGGAGATACTGAAAAAGCAATTTCTATGTATGAAAAAGCTATTCAAATAAGTCCGAATCATCTGCAGGCATTGCAAAATCTGGGTGTTCTTAATTATAGAAAAAACGAATTGGAAGAAGCCAAACAGTATTATGAAAAATATAAAGAACTAAATCCTCAAAACGCTAAAGTTTTTAATGATCTTGGAATCATATATGCCCGACAGAAAAAGTATGGCAAGGCTGTTCAAAATTACACAAAAGCTCTTGAATTAGATTCACAGTTTACAAATCCAATGAAAAACCTGGGCATCATGTATTCACAGCTGGAAAAACTTGATCAAGCTAAAGAGATGTATGAGAAGGTATTGAAAGTAGAACCTCGAAATGCCAAAGTCTGGAATGACCTTGGAATTGTTTTCGCCAAAAAAAGTAATTTTTCCAAAGCAATTGAATGTTATCAAAAAGCTTTAGAGATTGAGCCAGACTTTGAAAATGCAACCAAAAATTTGAAGATTGCTGAACAATATCAGAAATTTAAGAAATAATGAAAATTTTATTTGTTTTAGATAATTATTTTCCTTACATTGGCGGAGCAGAAACACTTTTTAAAAAACTGGCTGAAGAATCAGCCAAAAAAGGAAATGAAGTCAAAGTTATCTGTCCCAGATCAATTTCCACATCAGCAAAGTATGAAATTTTGAATGAAGTCAGCATTATTCGTCTTGATATTGATAATCGATATCTTTACACGTTCTTATCTCTACCGACTATTATAAAAGAAGCAAAATGGGCAGATGTAGTTCACACAACCACCTATAATTCTGCACCAGCAGCTTGGATTGCCAGTAAGTTATCCGGGAAAAAGGTCATAATTACAGTTCATGAAATTCTGGGTAAATTGTGGTGGAAAAAGATGGATTATTTGAGTGGTTCTTTTCATTGGATATTCGAAAAAACCATCTTGAAATTGCATTTTGATAAATTTATCTCTGTATCCATTTATACCAAAAAATGTTTGTTGGAAAACAAAATTCCAGAAGAACAGATTTCTGTAATCTATCATGGAATTGATCATAAATTATTCAATCCTAAAATTGCTGATGGATCTGAAATTAGACAATCTCTGCAACTGAAAAACAATTTTGTATATTTGTTTTATGGCAGACCTGGAATCACCAAAGGACTTGAATATCTCATTCAAGCTGTTCCCAGGATCAAAGAAAAAGTTCCAGATTCCAAGTTACTCCTGTTATTGGGTAAAAAACCTGAAAA
The sequence above is a segment of the Candidatus Cloacimonadota bacterium genome. Coding sequences within it:
- a CDS encoding oligosaccharide flippase family protein — translated: MHKHFANVVWVYLATFLVIPITYTIRIMYAQNLSLEDFGIFYGLFAFFAFFGFFRDWGLNNAVIYFANKYTSQNRPDKIKTLFWFNQIFQLILSIFIGILLILLKNYIINTFYPVEDNISKIFSIFILYWIVFTIYNTNTVFLTIFQNQKANAFLNFIYFGLILIVSVFLFNSTFQNFIIPTFAYLFSAIFSVIISMFYILHKYKAKLIVPAFYKQKDLFSEVFVFASSVILAGVAGTLMSSSDKIIIQYFKNANVVAIYSVAFSTAILLTIFVAPFQKVIQPILSEKWHKKEIAGIEYIVSAIFNNYLMFILPLVLSFIVFADNFVLAVYGQEFISAAFIIKILAVGVLIMTINSFMSVILSSLGKPKILSKVVVITAVCNVILSVFFIIFWGILGVALATVLSSILRLYLYSREITKIIKINFDILNNFKIILSSALFLIISFVLKYTIYKVYVDKVMINFFLNCLIIFGIAGIFYVISLFLSKTITILKINQFKEIVYANEKIDYEK
- a CDS encoding tetratricopeptide repeat protein; this translates as MKNKKINKKKTSLIVQFLPLLLIVVAAIIVYSNSFDCAFQFDDSVNFVERKIIRDLDNFKDLSLWTNVNFRPLAMYSFALNYHWGKLDVTGFHVFNLVIHILSGLVVFLFIKKILYLAHFAKQSSKDTTLIALFVSLIFTLHPIQTQSVTYIVQRMTALSGLFYVLTVYFYTIGRERHAKSGFSLQVSAIYLSSFIALILSIMSKQIAATIPLALIMIEVCFIRNKEGKIQKKYISIFFLILLAAFIIVAFTGNLPRETNQISRLDYLITQFRVMVKYLQLLILPINQNLDHDVDFSTTFWRFQEIASLLLIAFLIFLSIFFYKKNKLITFGIGWFFITQALESTIFPISGMMYEHRLYLATMGFSLCAVIAIYSLFGKKQKHFMLLLFIMISISYGYATFQRNKVWKSRYTLWSDVVRKSPDKARPNYNMGNVWTDAKRYKMAIKYYTKALKIKPDYVQAYNNLGSAWNHLGDTEKAISMYEKAIQISPNHLQALQNLGVLNYRKNELEEAKQYYEKYKELNPQNAKVFNDLGIIYARQKKYGKAVQNYTKALELDSQFTNPMKNLGIMYSQLEKLDQAKEMYEKVLKVEPRNAKVWNDLGIVFAKKSNFSKAIECYQKALEIEPDFENATKNLKIAEQYQKFKK
- a CDS encoding glycosyltransferase family 4 protein; the encoded protein is MKILFVLDNYFPYIGGAETLFKKLAEESAKKGNEVKVICPRSISTSAKYEILNEVSIIRLDIDNRYLYTFLSLPTIIKEAKWADVVHTTTYNSAPAAWIASKLSGKKVIITVHEILGKLWWKKMDYLSGSFHWIFEKTILKLHFDKFISVSIYTKKCLLENKIPEEQISVIYHGIDHKLFNPKIADGSEIRQSLQLKNNFVYLFYGRPGITKGLEYLIQAVPRIKEKVPDSKLLLLLGKKPENRYKYICNLIGKLGLDNDIIMHDSVSIQELPNYISVADCVVIPSLSEGFGFCAAESCALKKPVIVSKAGSLPEVVSGKVVWVEPADEKSLAEGIISFHQGKFAEIPERKFFWEDAINKYVEIYSKI